In Candidatus Tectomicrobia bacterium, a single window of DNA contains:
- a CDS encoding 3-oxoadipate--succinyl-CoA transferase, which translates to MAVCLAREIRDGERVFHGVNSPLPMVAVFLARRLHAPRLVLIEVAGSVNPRPRFMPRSTNDPELCHGAAALFSNADAYDLFARGGVDLVFLGGAQIDKGGRVNMSYIGSPASPKVRLPGGGGGAVIMNQAGRTVVWRAAHDARLFVPRVDFATQAGNLAKVVTPLAVLAPGPSGLELESVHPGCSAEEAAARTGFPLDLSRPVPLTPPPTAEERAALEEVDPAGVRFSEFRH; encoded by the coding sequence ATGGCCGTCTGCCTCGCCCGCGAGATCCGCGACGGCGAGCGCGTCTTCCACGGCGTGAACTCGCCCTTGCCCATGGTGGCCGTCTTCCTCGCCCGCCGGCTCCACGCCCCGCGCCTGGTCCTGATCGAGGTGGCCGGATCGGTGAACCCCCGGCCCCGCTTCATGCCGCGCAGCACGAACGACCCGGAGCTCTGCCACGGGGCGGCCGCCCTCTTCTCGAACGCCGACGCCTACGACCTCTTCGCCCGGGGGGGGGTGGACCTGGTCTTCCTCGGCGGGGCCCAGATCGACAAGGGGGGCCGCGTGAACATGAGCTACATCGGGAGCCCCGCCTCGCCCAAGGTGCGCCTCCCCGGCGGGGGCGGGGGCGCCGTGATCATGAACCAGGCGGGGCGGACGGTCGTCTGGCGGGCGGCCCACGACGCCCGGCTCTTCGTGCCCCGGGTGGACTTCGCCACCCAGGCCGGGAACCTCGCCAAGGTCGTCACCCCGCTGGCCGTGCTGGCCCCGGGGCCCTCGGGGCTCGAGCTGGAGAGCGTCCACCCGGGCTGTTCGGCGGAAGAGGCGGCGGCGCGGACGGGCTTCCCGCTCGACCTCTCGCGTCCCGTGCCCCTCACCCCGCCGCCCACGGCGGAGGAACGGGCCGCCCTGGAGGAGGTGGACCCGGCGGGGGTGCGCTTCTCGGAGTTCCGGCATTAG
- a CDS encoding DUF488 domain-containing protein, whose protein sequence is MIRLWTIGHSNHPAERLADLLDGQGVACVVDVRRVPYSRRHPQHGREAMQSALARRGIAYRWEGEALGGKVDWERQRGSPEFAGGLERLKAQAEKEPTAILCAEEDPKKCHRLGLVGAAWMERFGGGLLHIRGNGRVEAEEPPAQLGLFGS, encoded by the coding sequence ATGATCCGCCTCTGGACCATCGGCCACAGCAACCACCCGGCGGAGCGGCTCGCCGACCTCCTGGACGGGCAGGGCGTCGCCTGCGTGGTGGACGTGAGGCGCGTCCCCTACAGCCGGCGCCACCCCCAGCACGGCCGGGAGGCCATGCAGTCGGCCCTGGCCCGGCGCGGCATCGCCTACCGCTGGGAGGGGGAGGCCCTGGGGGGCAAGGTGGACTGGGAGCGCCAGCGGGGGTCGCCCGAGTTCGCCGGGGGGCTGGAGCGCCTGAAGGCCCAGGCCGAGAAGGAGCCCACCGCCATCCTCTGCGCCGAGGAGGACCCAAAAAAGTGCCACCGCCTGGGGCTCGTGGGCGCGGCCTGGATGGAGCGCTTCGGCGGGGGCCTCCTCCACATCCGGGGGAACGGCCGGGTCGAGGCCGAGGAGCCCCCGGCCCAGCTGGGGCTGTTCGGTTCGTAG
- a CDS encoding RraA family protein, which produces MTDARLERLAAFSTCQVADAFDKLKIRGHMPDIIMLSPDTNARMVGPAHTVLMVPAGVPVDRLTVHHVDAAPQGAVVVISCPSGVTTANWGGLMSTRARAMGLAGTVVDGRARDIEEHRAMGYPVFARGVSVHGSGGYTAPSLVGAPINCGGVTVRQGDIILGDINGVVTVPRERLDEVLAKTGELAALEEKMTRELEGGAGIGATFAKYR; this is translated from the coding sequence ATGACCGACGCGCGCCTGGAGCGGCTGGCCGCCTTCTCCACCTGCCAAGTGGCGGATGCCTTCGACAAGCTGAAGATCCGGGGGCACATGCCCGACATCATCATGCTCTCCCCTGACACCAACGCCCGCATGGTGGGGCCCGCCCACACGGTGCTGATGGTCCCGGCCGGGGTTCCCGTGGACAGGCTAACGGTCCATCACGTGGACGCCGCGCCGCAGGGGGCGGTCGTCGTCATCTCCTGCCCCTCGGGCGTCACGACGGCCAACTGGGGCGGGCTCATGAGCACCCGGGCGCGCGCCATGGGCCTGGCGGGCACCGTGGTGGACGGCCGCGCCCGGGACATCGAGGAGCACCGGGCGATGGGCTATCCGGTCTTCGCGCGCGGGGTTTCGGTCCACGGCAGCGGAGGCTACACCGCGCCCTCCCTCGTGGGCGCCCCCATCAACTGCGGCGGGGTGACCGTCCGGCAGGGCGACATCATCCTCGGGGACATCAACGGCGTCGTGACCGTCCCCCGGGAGCGCCTCGACGAGGTGCTGGCCAAGACCGGGGAACTCGCCGCGCTCGAGGAGAAGATGACGCGGGAGCTCGAGGGCGGCGCCGGCATCGGAGCCACTTTCGCCAAGTACCGGTAG
- a CDS encoding carboxymuconolactone decarboxylase family protein, with protein MARVSLIQPAGAEGAAKRVMEGLQKQFGAVIDPVKALAHRPELLRAVLSLTAVADGPGEIDPGFKEVLNVRASVLNGCHFCTQMHSNMARMHKVPAAKIEGAKEGSASAAFDEKEKAALRLCEESTKDVKIPDASFEAVRAHYSEAAVVELLGVIAVINMWNRLIVGLGF; from the coding sequence TTGGCGAGGGTTTCGTTGATCCAGCCGGCCGGGGCGGAGGGGGCGGCCAAGCGGGTCATGGAGGGCCTGCAGAAGCAGTTCGGGGCGGTGATCGACCCGGTGAAGGCCCTGGCGCACAGGCCGGAGCTCCTGCGCGCCGTGCTGAGCCTCACCGCGGTGGCGGACGGGCCGGGCGAGATCGATCCCGGCTTCAAGGAGGTGCTCAACGTGCGGGCATCTGTCCTGAACGGCTGCCACTTCTGCACTCAGATGCACTCGAACATGGCGCGCATGCACAAGGTGCCCGCCGCCAAGATCGAGGGTGCGAAGGAGGGCTCCGCGAGCGCCGCCTTCGACGAGAAGGAGAAAGCGGCGCTGCGGCTGTGCGAGGAGAGCACGAAGGACGTGAAGATCCCGGACGCCTCCTTCGAGGCCGTCAGGGCGCATTATTCGGAGGCGGCGGTGGTGGAGTTGCTGGGCGTGATCGCCGTCATCAACATGTGGAACCGCCTCATCGTCGGGCTGGGATTCTAG
- a CDS encoding DHA2 family efflux MFS transporter permease subunit, whose translation MSAQERPVQPAADEVPETSAAARALITLAVISGAFISVMDVSVVNVSLPHMRGAFGADLSSITWVATSYSIAQIIMITMSGWWSTLLGRKRFFLASYVLFTLGSILAGISSSFTEMIVYRAIQGVGGGPLIPIAQAIMRETYPPRYQGMAMAVFGMGVVVAPAIGPVLGGWLTDTYGWPWVFYINVPFSLGGMVLVHLFVHDPPYLKRGIKRVDWGGIAFLAIGLIGLQVVLERGQEENWFESNLIVWWSAATVVAVAVLVVWELRVPEPIVDIRIMRNVPLTVGSVIILVFGVALFGSTFVLPQFLQHLLHYTAYDAGMVLLPRGIALFIILPIVGRLFNVLDLRLLLTFGTASILYAFYLISHLSLDADFWSLVMPLIFMGLGMPCMFVTLATVTLGCVRAAEATAASAVFNLFRRVGGNIGFALIATLVDRRSAVHRTGLVGYLNEFNAPFLDYHEKVVNVLTSQRIDPATAQAKAYAIMDNMVNRQAAMGAYNDAAWFMMILFTCVLPLIWLLPGRLGARPEGAGGGG comes from the coding sequence GTGAGCGCGCAGGAGAGGCCCGTCCAGCCGGCGGCGGACGAGGTCCCGGAAACTAGCGCCGCCGCCCGCGCCTTGATCACGCTCGCCGTCATCAGCGGGGCGTTCATCTCGGTCATGGACGTGAGCGTGGTGAACGTCTCCCTCCCCCACATGCGCGGGGCCTTCGGCGCCGATCTCTCCTCCATCACCTGGGTGGCGACGAGCTACAGCATCGCCCAGATCATCATGATCACGATGTCGGGCTGGTGGAGCACCCTGCTCGGCCGGAAGCGCTTCTTCCTCGCCTCCTACGTTCTGTTCACCTTGGGCTCCATCCTGGCGGGCATCTCCAGCTCCTTCACGGAGATGATCGTCTACCGCGCGATCCAGGGGGTGGGCGGCGGGCCTCTCATCCCCATCGCCCAGGCCATCATGCGGGAGACGTACCCGCCCCGGTACCAGGGCATGGCCATGGCCGTCTTCGGCATGGGCGTGGTCGTCGCCCCCGCGATCGGGCCGGTGCTTGGCGGCTGGCTCACGGATACGTACGGGTGGCCGTGGGTCTTCTACATCAACGTGCCCTTCAGCCTGGGCGGGATGGTGCTCGTCCACCTGTTCGTGCACGATCCCCCCTACCTCAAGCGGGGCATCAAGCGGGTGGACTGGGGTGGGATCGCCTTCCTGGCCATCGGGCTGATCGGCCTTCAGGTGGTGCTGGAGCGCGGCCAGGAAGAGAACTGGTTCGAGTCGAACCTCATCGTGTGGTGGTCCGCCGCGACCGTGGTGGCGGTGGCGGTGCTGGTCGTCTGGGAGCTGCGCGTCCCGGAGCCCATCGTGGACATCCGGATCATGCGGAACGTCCCGCTGACCGTGGGCTCGGTCATCATCCTGGTCTTCGGGGTCGCTCTGTTCGGCTCGACCTTCGTGCTCCCGCAGTTCCTGCAGCACCTTCTCCATTACACCGCCTACGACGCGGGAATGGTGCTCCTGCCGCGGGGGATCGCCCTGTTCATCATTCTGCCTATCGTCGGAAGGCTGTTCAACGTGCTGGACCTGCGCCTGCTCCTCACCTTCGGCACCGCTTCCATCCTGTACGCCTTTTACCTGATTTCCCATTTGTCCCTGGACGCCGACTTCTGGAGCCTGGTGATGCCGCTCATCTTCATGGGGCTCGGGATGCCGTGCATGTTCGTGACGCTGGCCACCGTCACGCTGGGCTGTGTGCGGGCCGCGGAGGCGACGGCCGCCTCCGCGGTCTTCAACCTGTTCCGGCGTGTCGGGGGGAACATCGGCTTCGCGCTGATCGCCACCCTGGTGGACCGCCGGAGCGCGGTCCACCGGACGGGGCTGGTGGGGTACCTGAACGAGTTCAACGCGCCGTTCCTGGACTACCACGAGAAGGTCGTGAACGTCCTGACGAGCCAGCGGATAGACCCGGCGACGGCCCAGGCGAAGGCCTATGCCATCATGGACAACATGGTGAACCGCCAGGCCGCCATGGGGGCCTACAACGACGCCGCCTGGTTCATGATGATCCTGTTCACCTGCGTCCTGCCGCTCATCTGGCTGCTGCCGGGAAGGCTGGGAGCGCGGCCCGAGGGGGCCGGCGGAGGAGGTTAG
- a CDS encoding HD domain-containing protein produces the protein MRLRPVALPNLPWGTPAPVDLYMLQEKELSLLFRSQQALAPESYDDICKQADRLYYDRDAQVNWQFLVDSNLSNILQTPLATEAKAAVAYGSAARKTQEIFQEFNEAGYSNAQDTVLALNKLMDEPDALESFFQLTIHDYYTYTHSVHVYIYSMLLTRTVIGSDNIPFLQDLGVGYLLHDIGKKDISTDILNKKGKLDDNEWTIIKKHPLIGYELLVKISGKISDEVAQIVLQHHEKCDGTGYPKNLTDSEIGRYGKICAIADVYDALTTRRSYKDALSKMAAFTIMQDSKGHFDQQMLARFIRLAVPFAE, from the coding sequence GTGCGCCTGCGGCCGGTGGCCCTCCCGAACCTCCCGTGGGGCACCCCCGCCCCCGTCGATCTCTACATGCTGCAGGAGAAGGAGCTCTCCCTCCTCTTCCGGAGCCAGCAGGCCCTCGCGCCCGAGTCCTACGACGACATCTGCAAGCAGGCGGACCGCCTCTACTACGACCGGGACGCCCAGGTGAACTGGCAGTTCCTCGTGGACTCGAATCTCTCCAACATCCTCCAGACCCCCCTGGCCACCGAGGCCAAGGCGGCCGTGGCCTACGGCTCCGCCGCCCGGAAGACGCAGGAGATCTTCCAGGAGTTCAACGAGGCGGGCTACTCCAACGCCCAGGACACGGTCCTCGCCCTCAACAAGCTCATGGACGAGCCCGACGCGCTGGAGAGCTTCTTCCAGCTCACCATCCACGACTACTACACCTACACCCACTCCGTGCACGTCTACATCTACTCGATGCTCCTCACCCGCACCGTCATCGGATCCGACAATATCCCCTTCCTTCAGGATCTCGGCGTGGGCTACCTGCTCCACGACATCGGCAAGAAGGACATCAGCACCGACATCCTCAACAAGAAGGGCAAGCTCGACGACAACGAGTGGACCATCATCAAAAAGCACCCCCTCATCGGCTACGAGCTGCTCGTCAAAATCTCAGGCAAGATATCCGACGAGGTCGCCCAGATCGTCCTCCAGCACCACGAGAAATGCGACGGCACCGGGTATCCCAAGAACCTCACGGACAGCGAGATCGGCCGCTACGGGAAGATCTGCGCCATCGCCGATGTCTACGACGCCCTGACGACGCGGCGCTCCTACAAGGACGCGCTCTCGAAGATGGCGGCCTTCACCATCATGCAGGACAGCAAGGGGCACTTCGACCAGCAGATGCTCGCGCGCTTCATCCGGCTGGCGGTGCCCTTCGCCGAATAG
- a CDS encoding HlyD family secretion protein → MSDRPDISFGPETGKDSLPAGGRWNSGPWGRLRSSRLASALAVALVLGAAAGGYLWWRHLQTYEATDNAYVHVTVVPVSARVSGMIQEVLVEDNQAVNKGDLIVRLDPALYQVALESAEAEVAMARARYESSRFSAAYSSGRLAPLVTEARARLARVVQTLRSEESFLKQRVNESLAAAASLARMRDELARRQKLHREKVISDDVLELALASFRVADAQHRASIDAQHVQEQKVAALKQQENELQASITLVQKEEISIQGKTADAESIEAQLKQAEAKLREARLRLSYTEIRAPEAGYVNKKAVEVGTNVEAGRPLMLIVPLHRVYVQANFKEVQLENIRVGQIAVVRADAYPNRRYRGRVESIFSGSGDYFSLLPAENATGNWVKVTKRIPVKIVLADPPSPQFPLLVGMSAQVSVDVRDQSGTRLLAYPSRVQKTTPGRQ, encoded by the coding sequence ATGTCGGATCGGCCGGACATTTCTTTTGGCCCGGAGACGGGCAAGGATAGCCTCCCCGCCGGAGGAAGGTGGAATTCGGGGCCCTGGGGCCGCCTCCGCTCCTCCCGGCTGGCCTCGGCGCTGGCGGTGGCTCTCGTCCTGGGGGCGGCCGCGGGCGGCTACCTGTGGTGGCGCCACCTCCAGACCTACGAAGCCACCGACAACGCCTACGTCCACGTCACCGTCGTCCCGGTGAGCGCCCGCGTCTCCGGCATGATCCAGGAGGTGCTGGTCGAGGACAACCAGGCGGTCAACAAGGGGGACTTGATCGTCCGCCTGGACCCCGCCCTCTATCAAGTCGCGCTGGAGAGCGCCGAGGCCGAGGTGGCCATGGCGCGGGCCCGCTACGAATCGAGCCGGTTCAGCGCCGCTTACTCCTCCGGGCGCCTGGCCCCCCTGGTCACCGAGGCCCGGGCGCGGCTCGCGCGGGTGGTCCAGACCCTGCGGTCGGAGGAGTCCTTCCTCAAGCAGCGGGTGAACGAGTCCCTCGCCGCCGCCGCGAGCCTCGCCCGGATGCGGGACGAACTGGCCCGGAGGCAGAAGCTCCACCGCGAGAAGGTGATTTCGGACGACGTCCTGGAGCTGGCGTTGGCCTCCTTCCGCGTGGCCGACGCCCAGCACCGCGCCTCGATCGACGCCCAGCACGTCCAGGAGCAGAAGGTGGCCGCCCTGAAGCAGCAGGAGAACGAGCTTCAGGCCTCCATCACCCTCGTGCAGAAAGAAGAGATCTCGATCCAGGGCAAGACGGCCGATGCGGAATCCATCGAGGCCCAGCTGAAGCAGGCCGAGGCCAAGCTGCGCGAGGCGAGGCTGCGCCTCTCCTACACCGAGATACGGGCGCCCGAGGCCGGCTACGTCAACAAGAAGGCCGTCGAGGTGGGCACCAACGTCGAGGCCGGGCGCCCCCTGATGCTGATCGTCCCCCTGCACCGGGTGTACGTCCAGGCCAACTTCAAAGAAGTCCAGCTCGAGAACATCCGGGTCGGCCAGATCGCCGTCGTCCGGGCCGACGCCTATCCCAACCGGCGGTACCGCGGGCGGGTGGAGAGCATCTTCTCGGGCTCGGGCGATTACTTCTCCCTCCTCCCGGCCGAGAACGCCACCGGCAACTGGGTGAAGGTGACGAAGCGGATCCCGGTCAAGATCGTGCTCGCCGACCCCCCCTCACCCCAGTTCCCGCTCCTCGTGGGCATGTCGGCCCAGGTGTCGGTGGACGTCCGCGACCAGAGCGGGACCCGCCTGCTCGCCTATCCCAGCAGGGTCCAGAAGACCACCCCCGGCAGGCAGTGA
- a CDS encoding M20/M25/M40 family metallo-hydrolase, whose translation MPDIFDHLRARRQENLRQLVEYLRIPSISTLNRGIQEAAGHLAGLMREAGVEARILPTGGHPAVYGEVKGPAGAPVLLVYGHYDVQPADPSEGWSSHPFEPEVRDGRLYARGSGDNKGQHFAQLKAVEAFKATGAPLPVTVKFLIEGEEEMGSPHLHEFAVRNRDLLKADIACSSDGSLHPSRRPTLALGCRGLLYLELVSQGAGKDLHSGSYGGAVESPFWRLMRAVQALRGEDGRVRVPGFYDAVRPLGKADGEALAGIPDPASELRAALGEGAARLGDTGAFYRKTLTEPNLNVCGFQGGYSGDGMKTVIPGAARAKVDFRLVVEQDPHRLYEEVRAFLQKEGFGDIEVRKLATFEPSKTPADHPLIQKIIRSIEWEGQKPVVYPNFGGSVPDTVFTKGLGIPSVWLPLANADTNSHAPDENLMLDVFHMGCELAAQVMAGLGG comes from the coding sequence ATGCCTGATATATTTGATCATTTGCGCGCGCGCCGCCAGGAAAATCTACGCCAGCTCGTAGAGTACCTGCGCATCCCCTCCATCAGCACCCTGAACCGGGGAATCCAGGAGGCCGCCGGGCACCTGGCCGGGCTCATGCGGGAGGCGGGGGTCGAGGCCCGGATCCTCCCGACGGGGGGTCATCCCGCCGTGTATGGGGAGGTGAAGGGTCCGGCCGGGGCGCCCGTCCTCCTCGTGTACGGCCATTACGACGTCCAGCCGGCGGACCCGTCGGAGGGCTGGTCGTCCCACCCCTTCGAGCCCGAGGTGCGGGACGGCCGCCTCTACGCCCGGGGCTCCGGGGACAACAAGGGCCAGCATTTCGCCCAGCTCAAGGCCGTCGAGGCCTTTAAAGCCACGGGGGCGCCGCTCCCCGTCACCGTCAAGTTTCTCATCGAGGGCGAGGAGGAGATGGGCTCCCCCCACCTCCACGAGTTCGCCGTGCGGAACCGCGATCTCTTGAAGGCCGACATCGCCTGTTCCTCGGACGGGAGCCTCCACCCCTCCCGCCGGCCCACCCTGGCGCTGGGGTGCCGGGGGCTGCTCTACCTCGAACTGGTCTCGCAAGGAGCGGGGAAGGACCTCCACTCCGGGAGCTACGGCGGGGCCGTCGAGAGCCCCTTCTGGCGGCTCATGCGGGCCGTCCAGGCCCTGCGGGGGGAGGACGGGCGGGTGCGGGTGCCGGGCTTCTACGACGCCGTGCGCCCCTTGGGGAAGGCCGACGGGGAGGCCCTGGCCGGCATCCCCGACCCCGCCTCGGAGCTCCGGGCCGCCCTCGGGGAGGGGGCGGCGCGCCTGGGGGACACGGGCGCCTTCTACCGGAAGACCCTGACCGAGCCCAACCTGAACGTCTGCGGCTTCCAGGGGGGCTACTCCGGGGATGGAATGAAGACTGTCATCCCCGGCGCGGCCCGGGCCAAGGTGGATTTCCGCCTGGTGGTGGAGCAGGACCCCCACAGGCTTTACGAGGAAGTGCGCGCCTTCCTCCAAAAGGAGGGCTTCGGGGACATCGAGGTGCGCAAGCTCGCCACCTTCGAGCCGAGCAAGACCCCGGCCGATCATCCCCTCATCCAGAAGATCATCCGCTCCATCGAGTGGGAGGGCCAGAAGCCCGTCGTCTACCCCAACTTCGGCGGGAGCGTGCCCGACACTGTTTTTACGAAAGGCTTGGGGATCCCCTCGGTCTGGCTCCCCCTCGCCAACGCCGACACCAACTCCCACGCCCCGGACGAGAACCTAATGCTGGATGTCTTCCACATGGGCTGCGAGCTGGCCGCGCAGGTGATGGCGGGGCTGGGGGGGTGA
- a CDS encoding dienelactone hydrolase family protein: MSIRTILARASVQAGRARRALPLRRVFLLVLLSFFGASCVHPVPTGLEPLGPGTLAVTETDLPLPASLSGEEMEAALIRPEAPEGTQFPCVVLLHGKGGWWRAYSRYGRELASRGFAALNLNYYSVHQVDLEGWRTPFADRRKSFEAQTADIVGAVRRFARSPFCSGGKVAMAGFSLGADKAFRAAAALPEVAAVVAYYGPYDYVAFIHQRVNAVVLAFASEDLLQWKKYVEEGSPIFLATKTRAAVLLLHGMEDSVIPVEQAVKMQKALQKLGNTVTLKLYEGTGHNFVLRRGPAEVRDDSMRLAIAFLRQHLPAPRPAAAQALGNPPAAPLPGTGG; the protein is encoded by the coding sequence TTGAGTATCCGCACCATCCTGGCCCGGGCCTCCGTCCAGGCCGGCCGGGCGCGCCGCGCCCTCCCGCTGCGGCGGGTCTTTCTTCTCGTCCTGCTGTCCTTCTTCGGCGCAAGCTGCGTCCACCCCGTGCCGACGGGGCTGGAGCCGCTGGGGCCGGGCACCCTCGCCGTCACCGAAACCGACCTGCCCCTCCCGGCGAGCCTCTCGGGAGAGGAGATGGAGGCCGCCCTCATCCGGCCCGAGGCCCCGGAGGGCACCCAGTTCCCCTGCGTGGTCCTCCTGCACGGCAAGGGCGGCTGGTGGCGGGCCTACAGCCGCTACGGGCGGGAACTCGCCTCCCGCGGCTTCGCCGCCCTGAACCTCAATTACTATTCCGTCCACCAAGTCGACCTCGAGGGCTGGCGCACCCCCTTCGCGGACCGCAGGAAGAGCTTCGAGGCCCAGACGGCGGATATCGTCGGGGCGGTGCGGCGGTTCGCCCGCAGCCCCTTCTGCTCGGGCGGCAAGGTGGCGATGGCCGGCTTCTCGCTGGGGGCGGACAAGGCCTTCCGCGCCGCCGCGGCCCTGCCCGAGGTGGCGGCCGTGGTGGCCTACTACGGCCCCTACGACTACGTCGCCTTCATCCACCAGCGGGTGAACGCCGTCGTCCTCGCCTTCGCCTCGGAAGACCTCCTCCAGTGGAAGAAATACGTCGAGGAAGGCAGCCCCATCTTCCTCGCGACGAAGACGCGGGCCGCCGTCCTGCTGCTCCACGGCATGGAGGACAGCGTCATTCCCGTCGAACAGGCCGTGAAGATGCAGAAAGCCCTTCAAAAGCTCGGCAATACCGTCACCCTCAAGCTCTACGAAGGCACCGGGCACAACTTCGTCCTGCGCCGCGGCCCGGCCGAGGTCCGCGACGATTCCATGCGCCTGGCCATCGCCTTCCTGCGGCAGCACCTGCCCGCGCCGCGGCCGGCCGCCGCCCAGGCCTTGGGAAACCCTCCCGCGGCGCCCCTCCCCGGGACAGGCGGCTAG
- a CDS encoding thioredoxin domain-containing protein — protein sequence MASARTNRLAGETSPYLLQHRHNPVDWHPWGEEALKRAREEDKPIFLSVGYSACHWCHVMERESFENEEIAQILNGHFVSIKVDREERPDVDAIYMEAVQLMTGQGGWPMSVFLLPDLRPFFGGTYFPPDDRWGRPGFKRLLLRLAEVYKSHRGDLDESASKLTEAIGQMDLAAASRDGLSREALSNAARELSQRFDPRWGGFGGAPKFPPSMALMLLLREWRRTGDKHLLDMTEFTLQRMALGGMYDQLGGGFHRYSVDERWLIPHFEKMLYDNALLARVYIEAHQATGSSFYSSIAADVLDYVLREMTSPGGGFYSAQDADSEGEEGKFFAWTPKEIEAVLGPEEGRVVSRFYGVTEEGNFEHGKSALHVPRHVAAFAEEEKIESEKLLGILQRARRALFEAREKRVKPGLDDKILASWNGLMIGAMALAGRVLERRDYVEAARRAADFVLGKMRGESGLLRTHRGGESRLNAYLDDYAFLLAGLLDLYEASFEPRWVREAVKLAGEMIERYRGADGAFFFTSKDHEALIVRKKSAQDGAIPSGNSMAALGLLRLGKLTGEERFAEAGEGAIRAFGEYLEKAPAAFHMMLVALDFRLDTPVEIAVVGDPAAPDTREALRAVDAQFVPNKVLAFLPARDGAEAEAAVPLLRGKTAPNGAATVYLCENFTCREPLTDPEAVRRALGGGKRE from the coding sequence ATGGCCTCGGCCCGCACCAACCGCCTCGCGGGGGAGACGAGCCCCTACCTCCTCCAGCACCGTCACAACCCCGTGGACTGGCACCCCTGGGGGGAGGAGGCCCTGAAGCGCGCCCGGGAGGAGGACAAGCCCATCTTCCTCTCGGTGGGCTACTCGGCCTGCCACTGGTGCCACGTGATGGAGCGCGAGAGCTTCGAGAACGAGGAGATCGCCCAGATCCTCAACGGCCACTTCGTGAGCATCAAGGTGGACCGCGAGGAGCGGCCCGACGTCGACGCCATCTACATGGAGGCGGTCCAGCTCATGACGGGCCAGGGCGGCTGGCCGATGAGCGTCTTCCTGTTGCCGGACCTGCGGCCCTTCTTCGGGGGCACCTACTTCCCGCCGGACGACCGCTGGGGGCGCCCGGGCTTCAAGCGGCTGCTCCTGCGGCTGGCCGAGGTCTACAAGTCCCACCGGGGGGACCTCGACGAGAGCGCCTCCAAGCTCACCGAGGCCATCGGCCAGATGGATCTCGCCGCCGCCTCCAGGGACGGCCTCTCCCGCGAGGCCCTCTCGAACGCGGCGCGGGAGCTCTCCCAGCGCTTCGACCCCCGGTGGGGGGGCTTCGGCGGGGCTCCCAAGTTCCCGCCCTCGATGGCCCTCATGCTCCTGCTCCGGGAGTGGCGCCGGACGGGGGACAAGCACCTCCTCGACATGACCGAGTTCACCCTCCAGCGCATGGCGCTCGGCGGGATGTACGATCAGCTCGGCGGGGGCTTCCACCGCTACAGCGTGGACGAGCGCTGGCTCATCCCCCACTTCGAGAAGATGCTCTACGACAACGCGCTGCTCGCCCGGGTCTATATCGAGGCCCACCAGGCCACGGGGAGCTCCTTCTACAGTTCCATCGCGGCGGACGTGCTCGACTACGTGCTGCGGGAGATGACCTCCCCCGGGGGCGGCTTCTACTCCGCCCAGGACGCCGACAGCGAGGGGGAGGAGGGCAAGTTCTTCGCCTGGACGCCCAAGGAGATCGAGGCGGTGCTCGGCCCGGAGGAGGGTCGGGTCGTCAGCCGCTTCTACGGCGTGACGGAGGAGGGCAACTTCGAGCACGGCAAGAGCGCCCTCCACGTCCCTCGCCACGTGGCCGCCTTCGCCGAGGAGGAGAAGATCGAGTCCGAGAAGCTCCTCGGCATCCTCCAGCGCGCCCGCCGCGCGCTGTTCGAGGCGCGGGAGAAGCGCGTCAAGCCGGGCCTGGACGACAAGATCCTCGCGAGCTGGAACGGCCTCATGATCGGCGCCATGGCGCTCGCCGGGCGCGTCCTGGAGCGGCGGGACTACGTCGAGGCGGCGCGGCGGGCGGCCGATTTCGTGCTGGGAAAGATGCGCGGGGAGAGCGGCCTCCTGCGCACCCACCGGGGCGGGGAGAGCCGCCTGAACGCCTACCTGGACGACTACGCCTTCCTGCTCGCGGGCCTCCTGGACCTCTACGAGGCGTCGTTCGAGCCGCGCTGGGTCCGCGAGGCGGTGAAGCTGGCCGGGGAGATGATCGAGCGCTACCGCGGCGCGGACGGGGCCTTCTTCTTCACGTCGAAGGACCACGAGGCGCTCATCGTCCGCAAGAAATCCGCCCAGGACGGCGCCATCCCGAGCGGGAACTCGATGGCGGCCCTGGGCCTCCTGCGGCTCGGCAAGCTGACGGGGGAGGAGCGCTTCGCCGAGGCGGGGGAGGGGGCGATCCGGGCTTTTGGGGAGTACCTGGAGAAGGCCCCGGCCGCCTTCCACATGATGCTCGTGGCGCTGGACTTCCGGCTCGACACGCCCGTCGAGATCGCCGTCGTGGGCGACCCCGCCGCCCCGGACACGCGCGAGGCCCTGCGCGCCGTGGACGCCCAGTTCGTCCCCAACAAGGTGCTGGCCTTCCTCCCGGCGAGGGACGGGGCGGAGGCCGAGGCGGCCGTCCCCCTCCTGCGGGGCAAGACGGCCCCGAACGGCGCCGCCACCGTGTACCTCTGCGAGAACTTCACCTGCCGGGAGCCCCTCACCGATCCCGAGGCGGTGCGCCGGGCGCTGGGGGGCGGCAAGCGGGAGTGA